The Arvicanthis niloticus isolate mArvNil1 chromosome 2, mArvNil1.pat.X, whole genome shotgun sequence genome includes a window with the following:
- the LOC117703817 gene encoding olfactory receptor 4C15-like, translating into MHNQSFVNEFILLGLSENPQIEKISFVIFLLIYLATLVGNMMIVLTIVYSPALLGSPMYFFLAFLSFLDACVSSVVTPKMIMDMVYEKKSISFECCMTQVFAVHFLTAVEVIVLAAMAYDRYVAICKPLHYSFIMNRRLCGTLVGVAWAGGFLHSIIQIAFTLQLPFCGPNVIDHFICDLFPLLKLACTDIHIFIILVFANSGSICIIIFSFLLISYGVILFSLRNHSSEGRRKALSTCGSHITVVVFFFVPCILIYARPTSAFSFEKNVFVFTDVMTPLLNPIVYTFRNKEIINAIRKMWKRLIMVPDKY; encoded by the coding sequence ATGCATAACCAGAGCTTTGTCAATGAGTTCATACTCCTGGGGCTTTCAGAAAACCCCCAAATTGAGAAAATatcatttgttatatttttattgatctaTCTTGCAACTCTTGTGGGCAACATGATGATTGTGCTGACCATTGTCTACAGTCCTGCACTACTGGGctcccccatgtacttcttcttGGCATTTCTGTCCTTCCTGGATGCTTGTGTCTCCTCTGTTGTCACACCAAAGATGATCATGGATATGGTTTATGAGAAGAAAAGCATCTCTTTTGAATGTTGTATGACACAGGTCTTTGCTGTGCACTTTCTTACTGCTGTAGAGGTCATTGTTCTGGCagccatggcctatgaccgctatgtggccatttgCAAGCCCTTGCACTACTCTTTCATCATGAATCGGAGGCTCTGTGGCACTCTGGTGGGGGTAGCCTGGGCTGGAGGCTTCTTACATTCTATCATACAAATTGCCTTTACTTTGCAATTGCCCTTTTGTGGACCCAATGTCATCGATCATTTCATATGtgacttgtttccattgctgaAGCTTGCCTGCACTGACAtacacatttttatcattttggtGTTTGCCAACAGTGGGTCTATCTGCATAATTATATTCTCCTTTTTGCTGATTTCCTATGGTGTTATATTGTTCTCTCTGAGAAACCACAGCTCTGAAGGGCGTCGTAAGGCTCTTTCTACATGTGGATCCCATATTACCGtggttgtatttttctttgttccttgtATATTAATATATGCACGACCtacttctgcattttcttttgagaaaaatgTTTTTGTGTTTACAGATGTCATGACACCACTGCTCAATCCTATAGTTTACACATTCAGGAATAAGGAAATAATAAATGCTATCAGGAAAATGTGGAAGAGACTGATAATGGTTCCTGATAAATATTAA